The following proteins are co-located in the Pseudomonadota bacterium genome:
- the ribH gene encoding 6,7-dimethyl-8-ribityllumazine synthase: protein MAQASYNIAQLPRVEGANVAIIASKWYREYSEAMIKKCLGVLEDGGCAEPQIHIVPGCLEIPLAARRLMQCDPTLEAIIVFGVILKGDTYHFDIVKDLCMSGLERVMFECDVPIINEILPVDKIEDAAARSQDDQRNKGLEAGIATLEIIDWRRKHPLPQHTR from the coding sequence ATGGCGCAGGCCTCATATAACATAGCGCAGCTGCCCCGCGTTGAGGGCGCCAATGTGGCGATCATCGCCTCTAAGTGGTACCGTGAATACTCCGAGGCGATGATCAAAAAATGCCTTGGGGTGCTTGAGGATGGTGGTTGTGCCGAGCCGCAAATTCATATCGTTCCAGGATGTCTTGAGATCCCCCTTGCTGCTCGTAGGCTGATGCAGTGCGATCCAACACTAGAGGCGATAATCGTCTTCGGAGTTATTCTCAAGGGTGATACCTACCACTTTGATATCGTTAAAGATCTCTGTATGAGTGGACTTGAGCGCGTGATGTTCGAGTGTGATGTTCCGATCATAAACGAGATCCTGCCGGTGGATAAAATTGAAGACGCCGCTGCACGCAGCCAAGACGATCAGCGCAATAAGGGACTAGAAGCAGGCATTGCAACGCTTGAGATCATTGATTGGCGACGCAAACATCCGCTACCACAACACACCCGTTAG
- a CDS encoding DUF3108 domain-containing protein, which yields MREKGGQYLIDAAARTYSGVDLLYKLRYEARGVLEGSDLSSVSLSIDHRENSRHKNIELAFEPHSKSVSAIRRKGLDDPDKQSVSFTPNNPTIDPIGAAFLARTLEWQIGESKHFDVFNGRSRYFITLTAVKRTTINFQGAPRNVFVISPQVRNLTTTKPRSKLREAFIYITDDEQRDILRIESSVFIGMVTVEMDSFIPAVDTRPALTTIAQRDSSSEARAQMR from the coding sequence GTGCGAGAGAAGGGTGGCCAATATCTGATAGACGCAGCCGCGCGCACCTATAGCGGCGTTGACCTGCTCTATAAGCTACGCTACGAAGCCAGAGGGGTGCTGGAGGGATCGGATCTATCCTCTGTCAGCCTATCGATCGATCATCGCGAAAATTCTCGCCATAAGAATATCGAGCTAGCCTTTGAACCGCACTCAAAGAGCGTCTCGGCTATACGACGGAAGGGGCTAGATGACCCAGATAAGCAGTCGGTCTCCTTCACTCCGAACAATCCAACCATCGATCCGATCGGCGCTGCCTTCCTGGCACGAACCCTTGAATGGCAAATTGGAGAGAGCAAGCACTTCGACGTATTTAATGGCAGGAGTCGCTATTTTATAACCTTAACCGCAGTTAAGCGCACCACGATTAATTTTCAGGGCGCGCCGCGTAACGTATTCGTAATATCTCCACAGGTGCGGAATCTAACAACTACTAAGCCTCGCTCTAAACTGCGTGAAGCCTTTATATACATCACAGATGATGAGCAACGGGATATTCTTAGGATTGAGAGCTCCGTATTTATAGGAATGGTAACGGTCGAGATGGATTCATTTATACCGGCTGTAGATACGCGCCCAGCGCTAACAACCATCGCTCAAAGAGACTCCTCAAGCGAAGCCCGCGCTCAGATGCGCTAA
- a CDS encoding RNB domain-containing ribonuclease → MLDRDKRTVSIEPQPPSTSASVAGVAPTHRSAHSRSAPSDQVPAQEPATKELSIGIQRRIPKKPSYTIIDEIKQTIPAGLELHRAYRYQLPIMARKFELVVLKLYVPPQLEPALATWRRALEELHPMTTVLINRVEVDQNLQNHLRSRFRRTELLTESARPVLEEILSKLFGTQPEAPVSTRLDPPLRENLRDVPFIAIDRPDTIDREDLIHGEKKSDGSFILRVAFIDITDHIRPHSVADRYALRVGSTLYGRNRAISPVGSQLFGGAGTFKLGELRPAWVVESRISPDKDAQTVSCKIRRAWVKNHSNLDPNEPFDMRSQPDIARTISALAEITRILEHSRTSRSPMIRVEGAGTASRIVAETMIEAKRRLAHYFERHIKTSAVYRVHKKPSTSDIESWCTALHQLKIPANGADFDSPLSVAGILRSLEEHSSHSARSLSNSILDTLLLRSTYSVKNDGHWGLRLDAYLEIKPRDAAGLANQLQLDASMRRMDNLSQDEMGRRATILNDKRWARDERNYKLRFLEMLSEKLALVGDLFLGEVARTGEDLSYCHVQGFSKWGIIIQPIKQQLMVGDLIALKLLGFNLNSMRFEFQIEQP, encoded by the coding sequence ATGCTAGACCGGGATAAACGCACTGTATCGATAGAACCCCAGCCGCCCTCTACCTCTGCAAGCGTTGCAGGCGTTGCGCCTACCCATCGCTCGGCGCATTCCCGTTCTGCACCTTCAGACCAAGTACCAGCCCAAGAACCTGCAACCAAGGAGCTCTCTATAGGGATCCAACGTAGGATACCCAAGAAGCCCTCATACACTATTATTGACGAGATCAAGCAGACGATTCCAGCCGGACTTGAGCTTCATCGTGCATATCGCTACCAACTCCCCATAATGGCCCGCAAATTTGAACTGGTTGTTCTTAAGCTATACGTGCCACCACAGCTTGAGCCAGCGCTGGCTACATGGCGCCGCGCTCTAGAGGAGCTGCACCCAATGACAACTGTGCTAATCAATCGAGTGGAGGTTGATCAAAATCTACAGAATCATCTGCGCAGCCGCTTTCGCCGTACTGAACTCCTTACCGAAAGTGCGCGTCCGGTACTTGAGGAGATCCTCTCTAAGCTATTTGGAACTCAACCTGAAGCTCCCGTGAGTACGCGACTTGATCCACCACTTCGTGAAAACCTGCGCGATGTTCCATTTATCGCCATTGATCGACCTGATACGATCGATCGAGAGGACTTAATACACGGCGAGAAAAAATCCGATGGCTCCTTTATTCTGCGTGTAGCGTTCATCGATATCACAGATCACATTCGACCCCATAGTGTGGCGGATCGCTACGCTCTACGGGTTGGTAGCACACTGTATGGACGTAACCGTGCCATCTCTCCAGTAGGATCCCAACTTTTCGGGGGAGCCGGAACCTTTAAACTCGGAGAACTTCGGCCGGCCTGGGTTGTAGAGAGCCGCATCTCTCCTGATAAAGATGCGCAAACTGTCTCATGTAAGATTCGCAGAGCCTGGGTTAAAAACCACTCTAACCTCGACCCAAACGAACCCTTTGATATGCGATCTCAGCCCGATATCGCCCGCACAATCTCAGCACTAGCAGAGATAACCCGTATCCTAGAGCACTCTCGCACCTCGCGTTCTCCCATGATTCGCGTTGAAGGTGCCGGTACCGCCAGTCGCATCGTGGCAGAGACCATGATCGAGGCGAAGCGCCGTCTCGCCCATTACTTTGAGCGTCATATCAAAACCTCCGCCGTCTACCGCGTACACAAAAAACCATCGACCAGCGATATAGAGAGCTGGTGTACAGCCCTTCATCAGCTCAAGATCCCGGCTAACGGAGCAGACTTTGATTCGCCCCTCTCAGTGGCTGGTATCCTCAGGAGCCTAGAGGAGCACAGCTCGCACTCCGCTCGCTCCCTTTCGAATTCAATCCTCGACACCCTGCTTTTGCGCTCCACTTACTCAGTTAAGAACGATGGGCACTGGGGGCTACGCCTAGACGCCTATCTTGAGATTAAACCACGCGATGCCGCAGGACTGGCAAATCAGCTGCAACTTGATGCCAGCATGCGGCGCATGGATAATCTCTCTCAAGATGAAATGGGACGCCGAGCAACGATACTTAACGATAAACGCTGGGCCAGGGATGAGCGTAACTATAAACTTAGATTCCTAGAGATGCTCTCTGAGAAACTAGCGCTAGTTGGAGACCTTTTTCTTGGTGAAGTTGCACGAACCGGAGAAGATTTAAGCTACTGTCATGTACAGGGGTTTTCAAAGTGGGGTATTATAATACAGCCAATAAAACAGCAATTAATGGTTGGAGATCTCATTGCTCTTAAACTCCTGGGCTTTAATCTTAACTCTATGCGCTTTGAGTTTCAGATTGAGCAGCCTTAA
- the fliD gene encoding flagellar filament capping protein FliD, whose amino-acid sequence MSFSGLASGIDSAALIEAASEASRTTRVKPNEKRITELQETNAATEELSNKMDLLRATLKGFTTLSGGGVSKTGVSSKESVVTAEASNAAINGGYSVTVNSLAKNHTFSFDATFASLSGAVQNTLSGAESAADRTISFTVGIGAEQESIGIEITDATYSASDFVTAFNNASSKAQASLVNIGTTASPAYKIVLTSVYEGTEKGTITQTAIGAALTNLVAHSEDAADDAEIVITGIGTITRTTNSITDVIPGVTLNISSLGSAIVRIAEDVDTTVSRVQDFIDSYNELVQFVNENNQVTRDDSKKEVTNTFAPLASSRNDDSALTALRSALSTATASGGSAARIFADLGITTDRNGTLKFDSTKLKTAIASEPTSVSDILSSFADITATTSGTIDIYTRFQGLLELSVNNNKETVSDLSTRIQEAEKQIERQAESMRSRYARLEALTSRLQQQQSSLTSALSGLG is encoded by the coding sequence ATGAGTTTTTCTGGTTTAGCATCGGGCATCGATTCGGCAGCGTTGATAGAAGCTGCCAGCGAAGCATCACGTACTACGCGGGTTAAACCCAATGAAAAACGTATTACGGAGCTGCAGGAAACAAATGCAGCAACCGAAGAGCTTAGCAATAAAATGGATCTACTGCGTGCTACCCTTAAGGGATTTACGACCCTTAGCGGTGGAGGAGTAAGCAAGACAGGTGTCAGTAGTAAGGAGTCCGTAGTAACCGCCGAGGCCTCTAATGCAGCAATTAACGGAGGCTATTCCGTAACTGTTAACTCTCTAGCAAAAAACCACACCTTCAGTTTCGATGCAACCTTTGCAAGCCTAAGTGGGGCTGTCCAGAACACCCTTAGCGGAGCAGAGTCAGCCGCCGATAGAACCATCAGTTTTACTGTAGGGATTGGAGCAGAGCAGGAAAGCATCGGTATTGAAATTACTGATGCTACCTATAGCGCATCAGATTTTGTTACGGCTTTTAATAATGCCAGTTCGAAAGCGCAGGCATCGCTTGTAAATATAGGAACGACAGCAAGCCCGGCCTACAAGATCGTACTTACCTCTGTCTACGAAGGCACAGAGAAGGGAACTATCACTCAAACTGCGATAGGAGCCGCGCTTACTAATTTAGTGGCACATAGTGAGGATGCCGCTGATGATGCTGAGATAGTTATCACCGGTATAGGAACGATAACACGAACTACTAACAGCATCACCGACGTTATTCCTGGAGTCACTCTAAACATTTCATCGCTCGGCAGCGCTATCGTGCGAATAGCAGAAGACGTTGACACTACTGTCTCTAGGGTGCAGGATTTTATCGACTCGTACAATGAATTAGTTCAGTTCGTAAATGAGAACAACCAGGTTACAAGAGATGATTCGAAAAAAGAGGTGACTAATACATTCGCCCCACTGGCTAGTAGCAGAAACGATGACAGCGCCTTAACAGCGCTGCGCTCTGCGCTCTCCACCGCCACTGCCAGCGGAGGTTCTGCGGCGCGCATCTTTGCAGATCTCGGCATTACAACCGATCGGAACGGAACTCTTAAATTCGACTCCACTAAGCTAAAGACAGCCATCGCTTCAGAACCAACGAGCGTGAGCGATATTCTTAGCAGCTTTGCTGATATCACGGCGACAACATCCGGTACTATCGATATTTACACCCGCTTTCAGGGATTGTTGGAACTGAGCGTCAATAACAATAAGGAGACGGTCTCTGATCTGAGCACCCGTATTCAAGAGGCCGAGAAACAGATCGAGCGCCAGGCCGAGAGTATGCGGTCACGCTATGCACGCCTTGAGGCCTTGACGAGTCGTTTGCAACAACAACAGAGCTCACTGACAAGTGCGTTGAGTGGCTTGGGATAG
- a CDS encoding S8 family peptidase has translation MHLKSIFKSLPLLRSLPIGLYGTLLLYGIAFSTAHAEPLAYTEPLAHAEPLSYAEPLRLIVPGKEVVVSFPRDLQTRAAARNIKNLRTPAHLHIQRSQGSSSIGVVSTTDVVAAQSFNPVVVNDAAIAAICAEVYRNNPTTSVTCEANVLFHAAGIPNDTNYSALYGMERIGAPAAWDITTGSSSVVVAVVDTGIDYMHPDLQGNIQLNSGETPANGVDDDGNGFVDDYYGYDFANTDRNPMDDNEHGTHVAGTIGARGNNARGVTGVNWQVGLLAVKVLDSQGSGFLSDVAAGIEYAADRGASVINLSLGGPSNAQVLQNAVTYARTQNVLLVVAAGNESSDNDSVPSYPGNFSADNILVVAATNSSDVLTNFSNYGVTKVDVAAPGSDILSTTPSDAYQSFSGTSMATPHVAGLAALIKGVNPTLGYADIKTIIMNTVDSQASLLGRIVTGGRINAASAIAVAISGIAPTPPTDVLVGNNTLTLSIERSQRRAYLFGEIFDSNGNLLADKAVHLLCKKRQVATRVSDLSGYYELERRRPKVHTRCYVKDDNGNRSRSVRLR, from the coding sequence ATGCACCTTAAAAGTATCTTTAAATCACTTCCCTTATTAAGATCTCTGCCTATAGGGTTGTATGGAACGCTGTTGCTGTACGGCATAGCTTTTTCAACAGCTCACGCAGAGCCACTAGCTTACACAGAGCCACTAGCTCACGCAGAGCCACTATCTTACGCAGAGCCACTGCGGCTTATCGTTCCGGGCAAGGAGGTTGTAGTCTCATTTCCCCGAGATCTCCAGACCCGTGCTGCGGCGCGCAACATAAAGAACCTGCGAACACCAGCGCACCTGCATATACAACGGTCCCAGGGGTCGAGCTCCATAGGCGTAGTATCTACGACTGATGTTGTCGCCGCACAATCGTTTAATCCTGTGGTAGTAAATGACGCTGCCATAGCCGCTATCTGTGCCGAGGTGTACAGGAATAATCCGACTACCTCGGTCACCTGTGAGGCGAATGTCCTCTTCCATGCCGCAGGTATACCAAACGATACCAACTATTCGGCACTTTACGGCATGGAGAGGATTGGCGCACCTGCGGCGTGGGATATTACGACCGGCTCAAGCAGCGTAGTTGTAGCTGTTGTTGATACCGGCATCGACTACATGCATCCGGACCTGCAGGGAAATATTCAGCTTAACTCAGGCGAGACCCCAGCAAACGGGGTGGACGATGATGGCAACGGTTTTGTTGATGATTACTATGGGTACGACTTCGCTAACACGGATCGCAATCCGATGGATGACAATGAGCACGGCACGCACGTTGCTGGTACGATCGGAGCTCGCGGCAACAACGCCCGTGGCGTAACTGGGGTTAATTGGCAGGTGGGTCTATTGGCGGTCAAGGTTCTTGATAGCCAGGGCAGTGGCTTTCTCTCCGATGTTGCAGCGGGGATCGAATACGCAGCAGATCGCGGGGCCTCAGTAATTAACCTCTCATTGGGCGGACCCTCTAATGCACAGGTGCTTCAGAACGCGGTAACATATGCGCGCACACAAAATGTCCTGCTCGTAGTCGCCGCAGGGAATGAGTCTAGCGATAACGATAGCGTGCCGTCATATCCGGGGAACTTCTCTGCGGATAATATTTTGGTCGTTGCCGCGACTAATTCTAGCGATGTTTTGACGAACTTCTCAAACTATGGCGTAACAAAGGTCGATGTAGCGGCGCCTGGATCTGACATTTTAAGCACCACACCTAGCGATGCATACCAGAGCTTTAGTGGTACCTCGATGGCTACGCCACATGTCGCAGGGCTTGCCGCGCTTATCAAGGGGGTTAATCCAACCCTAGGCTATGCGGATATTAAAACTATTATAATGAATACGGTTGATTCCCAGGCATCTTTACTTGGCCGTATCGTAACGGGTGGTAGGATAAATGCGGCTAGCGCTATTGCAGTTGCCATCTCTGGAATAGCCCCAACGCCGCCAACGGATGTTTTAGTTGGCAATAATACGTTGACCCTTTCAATTGAGCGCTCGCAGAGGCGCGCCTATCTCTTCGGTGAGATATTCGATTCTAACGGCAACTTATTAGCGGATAAGGCTGTTCATCTGCTCTGTAAAAAACGCCAGGTTGCAACTCGAGTCAGTGATCTCTCTGGCTATTACGAGCTAGAACGTCGCCGACCGAAGGTTCATACCAGGTGCTATGTCAAGGATGACAACGGAAATCGCTCTAGATCCGTAAGGCTGCGATAG
- a CDS encoding lysophospholipid acyltransferase family protein: protein MNVEMALHRKLIGWVLTPPYFVVFISILCVFHVFLLLAGLFGRSQQKRVLDIMNLCIIWNIRLLTGASYRVLGTPTLPEDRAVLIVSNHQSMYDIPMIMWACRQREIGFVAKQELGRWIPSISLSLRRLGSVLIDRKDPKRSIAAIRSFGARKERECQVAALFPEGTRARDGKMKKFKSTGFRALTIAMPGAIIQPIVIRGNWELLRYHFLPVPFGTCIELEFLEPFEQGGASTEALLEQIEDRIRGAVRA, encoded by the coding sequence ATGAATGTAGAGATGGCACTGCATAGAAAGTTAATTGGATGGGTGCTAACTCCGCCTTATTTCGTCGTATTTATATCGATCCTATGCGTATTTCACGTTTTTCTGCTGCTAGCCGGGCTGTTTGGCAGATCTCAACAGAAACGGGTGCTCGACATCATGAACCTGTGCATCATCTGGAATATCAGATTACTGACCGGGGCATCCTATCGTGTCTTAGGAACACCAACACTGCCAGAGGATCGCGCGGTTCTTATCGTATCGAATCATCAAAGCATGTACGACATACCGATGATTATGTGGGCATGCCGGCAGCGTGAGATCGGCTTCGTTGCCAAGCAGGAGTTAGGACGTTGGATTCCTAGTATTTCCCTCTCTCTTAGGCGACTGGGCTCCGTGCTGATCGACCGCAAGGATCCCAAGCGATCAATAGCGGCGATTCGGAGCTTCGGAGCACGAAAGGAGCGGGAATGCCAGGTTGCGGCACTTTTTCCAGAAGGGACACGCGCTAGGGATGGGAAGATGAAAAAATTCAAATCCACAGGATTTAGAGCCCTGACCATAGCCATGCCGGGAGCTATTATTCAACCGATAGTGATACGGGGTAACTGGGAGCTACTTAGATATCACTTTTTGCCGGTACCGTTTGGCACCTGCATAGAGCTTGAGTTCCTTGAACCGTTTGAGCAGGGGGGGGCCTCAACTGAGGCTCTGCTAGAGCAGATTGAGGACCGAATTCGAGGCGCAGTAAGGGCTTGA